In Zingiber officinale cultivar Zhangliang chromosome 11B, Zo_v1.1, whole genome shotgun sequence, a single window of DNA contains:
- the LOC122034574 gene encoding probable ADP-ribosylation factor GTPase-activating protein AGD13, with protein sequence MSIRYYRSEKPASGKMRKLKELNLKGDNRICADCSAPDPKWASVNIGVFICLKCSDVHRTLGTDISKVLPLTLEEWSESDIDSMIEVGGNTYANSIYEAFLPKGYRKPKPDSNNEERSKFIRSKYELQDFLKPSLRIVSSKISFDAYESSRDLDHKHQPCSSKKTEDAREFIGELKVKVIRGIKLAVRDLLTSDPYVILNLGRQKAQTTIKNSNLNPVWNEEFKFTVPQRYGALKLQVYDHDMFSADDIMGEAEVDLQPMITAALAFGDPELLGNMQIGRWFKTNDNALIKDSFINIVDGKVKQEVHLKLQNVERGEIELELEWIPVDE encoded by the exons ATGAGCATCCGCTACTACAGATCAGAGAAGCCTGCCTCGG GTAAAATGAGAAAACTGAAGGAGCTTAATCTCAAAGGTGATAATCGCATCTGTGCAGATTGTAGTGCTCCAGATCCAAAGTGGGC GTCAGTGAATATTGGTGTTTTTATATGCTTAAAGTGTAGTGATGTTCACAGGACTCTTGGTACAGATATATCAAAG GTGCTGCCTTTGACATTGGAAGAATGGAGTGAAAGTGACATTGATTCCATGATTGAAGTGGGAGGGAATACATATGCCAACTCAATATATGAGGCTTTTCTTCCTAAAGGGTATCGAAAACCTAAACCAGATTCAAATAATGAGGAACGAAGCAAATTTATTAG gtcaAAGTATGAGTTGCAAGATTTCCTGAAACCAAGTTTGCGTATAGTGTCTTCAAAGATATCCTTCGACGCATATGAATCTTCAAGGGATTTGGATCACAAGCATCAACCCTGCAGTTCAAAGAAGACA GAAGATGCACGGGAATTTATTGGTGAATTGAAGGTCAAAGTAATCAGAGGCATAAAATTAGCTGTTAGAGATTTGCTTACAAGTGATCCATATGTAATTTTGAATCTGGGGCGGCAG AAAGCCCAAACTACAATTAAAAATAGCAATTTGAATCCAGTATGGAATGAAGAGTTCAAATTTACAGTACCTCAACGTTATGGAGCATTGAAACTG CAAGTATACGATCACGACATGTTTTCTGCGGATGATATAATGGGCGAGGCTGAGGTTGATCTCCAGCCTATGATCACTGCTGCATTAGCTTTTGGGGATCCTGAGCTTCTCGGAAACATGCAGATCGGAAGGTGGTTCAAAACAAATGACAATGCACTCATTAAGGATAGCTTCATTAACATTGTGGATGGAAAGGTAAAACAAGAGGTACATCTAAAGCTACAAAATGTAGAGCGTGGAGAGATTGAACTAGAATTAGAATGGATTCCTGTAGATGAATGA
- the LOC122034991 gene encoding probable ribose-5-phosphate isomerase 1, with amino-acid sequence MAAAGQSQDDLKRIAALRAVELVRSGMVLGLGTGSTAAHALDRICDLLRGGDLRDIVGIPTSEWAAARAAAANIPLTDLAAHPVVDLSIDGADKVDPALNLVKGRGGSLLREKMVEGASRRFVVIVDDSKLVSRLGGSGLAIPVEVIPFGWALTLRRLQNLFDGTPGFNLKLCTASINTKASAFTEKESEIEPFVTDNKNYIVDLFFEDGIHGDLQAISDDLLRIIGVVEHGMFLGLATSVIVARKDGVVLMDKEAKSNGF; translated from the coding sequence ATGGCGGCTGCCGGCCAGTCCCAGGATGACCTGAAGCGCATCGCCGCCCTACGCGCCGTGGAGCTGGTGCGGTCCGGCATGGTCCTTGGCCTCGGCACCGGCTCCACCGCCGCCCACGCCCTCGACCGCATCTGCGACCTCCTGCGCGGCGGCGACCTCCGTGACATCGTCGGCATCCCCACTTCCGAATGGGCCGCCGCCCGCGCTGCGGCCGCCAACATCCCCCTCACCGATCTTGCCGCGCACCCGGTGGTCGACCTGTCCATCGACGGCGCGGACAAGGTCGACCCGGCGCTCAACCTTGTGAAGGGCCGCGGTGGCTCCCTCCTCCGGGAGAAGATGGTGGAGGGCGCCAGCCGCCGCTTCGTCGTCATCGTCGACGACTCCAAGCTCGTTTCGCGCCTCGGAGGCAGCGGCCTCGCCATCCCCGTGGAGGTCATCCCCTTCGGCTGGGCCCTCACTCTCCGCCGACTACAAAACCTCTTCGACGGCACGCCCGGCTTCAACCTCAAGCTCTGTACGGCTTCAATCAACACCAAAGCTAGCGCCTTTACCGAAAAAGAATCCGAAATTGAGCCATTTGTGACGGATAACAAGAACTACATTGTGGACCTGTTCTTCGAGGATGGAATCCACGGAGATCTACAGGCCATCAGCGATGACCTCCTGAGGATCATCGGCGTGGTCGAGCACGGAATGTTCCTCGGATTGGCGACGTCCGTGATCGTAGCCAGGAAGGATGGGGTGGTGTTGATGGACAAAGAGGCGAAGTCAAATGGTTTCTGA
- the LOC122034564 gene encoding GPI-anchored protein LLG1-like — MDLIPNIRLPTVLLLVVAVSVADSTFISDNVLGSRGSAGRSLLQAQTSCPIDFENLNYTIITSKCKGPQYPANFCCTAFKEFACPYVDQLNDAANDCATTMFSYINLYGKYPPGLFASECREGKEGLACDALPPGSESAADASFATTIRYFTSLVLLFSGIIISLCW; from the exons ATGGATTTGATTCCCAACATTCGCTTGCCCACTGTTCTTCTCCTCGTCGTAGCGGTGTCGGTTGCCGATTCCACCTTCATCTCAG ATAATGTGCTCGGGTCGCGTGGATCTGCCGGGCGGAGTTTGCTTCAGGCTCAAACGA GTTGCCCCATCGACTTTGAAAACTTGAACTACACGATCATCACCAGCAAGTGCAAGGGTCCACAATACCCTGCTAACTTCTGTTGTACTGCCTTCAAGGAATTTGCATGCCCCTATGTGGATCAGTTGAATGATGCCGCAAATGACTGTGCCACGACCATGTTCAGTTACATTAACCTCTATGGAAAGTATCCTCCAGGCCTTTTTGCCAGTGAATGCCGTGAAGGCAAGGAAGGCCTCGCTTGCGATGCTCTTCCCCCAGGATCGGAGAGTGCTGCTGATGCAAGCTTCGCCACAACAATTCGATACTTCACTTCTCTTGTTCTGCTTTTTTCAGGAATTATAATATCCCTTTGTTGGTGA